In Lycium ferocissimum isolate CSIRO_LF1 chromosome 11, AGI_CSIRO_Lferr_CH_V1, whole genome shotgun sequence, a single genomic region encodes these proteins:
- the LOC132037774 gene encoding uncharacterized protein LOC132037774, translating into MAYSSSMSPPIIPMELHSLNRDKLLNSMREHLTSCSLPLQGFVFLQGGEEQTRHCTDHLELFRQESYFAYLFGVEEPGFYGAIDIASGKSMLFAPRLPAHYAVWMGKIKPLAHFQEKYKVTQVFYTDEIKEVLFDQYQATGTPLLFLLHGLNTDGNKYSKPAEFQGIDKFQTDLNTLHPILTECRVIKSDLEIALIQYANDISSEAHVEVMRKTKVGMKEYQLESMFLHHTYMYGGCRHCSYTCICATGDNNSVLHYGHAAAPNDKTLQEGDMALLDMGAEYHFYGSDITCSFPVNGKFTRDQTLLYTAVLDAHDAVISAMKPGVSWVDMHKLAERVILESLKKGHLLVGGVDKMMAKRLGAVFMPHGLGHLLGIDTHDPGGYLKGAERPKEPGLSSLRTSRKLLQGMVITVEPGCYFIDALLLPALESPAVSEFFNHVEINRFRALGGVRIESDLYITSSGCVNMSKCPRKIEEIEAVMAGVPWPIKKTTFPSVNGQV; encoded by the exons ATGGCTTATTCGTCATCTATGTCTCCTCCAATAATCCCGATGGAACTCCACTCACTCAATCGAGACAAGCTCCTCAACTCTATGCGGGAACACCTTACTTCATGCTCTCTTCCTCTTCAAGGCTTTGTTTTCCTACAG GGTGGCGAGGAGCAAACTCGACATTGCACCGATCACCTTGAATTGTTCAG ACAGGAGAGCTATTTCGCTTACTTGTTTGGAGTCGAAGAGCCTGGATTTTATGGAGCTATT GATATAGCTAGTGGGAAATCTATGCTCTTTGCTCCTAGGTTACCGGCTCACTATGCTGTTTGGATGGGAAAAATAAAACCGCTTGCTCACTTCCAG GAAAAGTACAAGGTTACTCAGGTCTTCTATACTGATGAGATTAAGGAAGTTTTGTTCGATCAGTACCAAGCAACAGGAACACCGTTACTATTTCTCTTGCATGGGCTTAACACTGATGGCAACAAGTACTCTAAACCAGCAGAATTTCAG GGTATTGATAAGTTCCAGACAGATTTAAACACATTGCACCCTATCCTGACTGAATGCCGTGTTATAAAGTCCGACTTAGAGATTGCTCTCATTCAATATGCCAATGACATAAGCTCTGAAGCTCATGTCGAG GTTATGAGGAAAACAAAGGTAGGGATGAAAGAATATCAGTTAGAAAGCATGTTTCTTCACCATACCTACATGTATGGTGGCTGTAGGCATTGTTCATACACATGTATATGTGCTACTGGCGACAATAA TTCTGTACTCCATTATGGTCATGCAGCAGCTCCAAATGACAAG ACATTGCAAGAGGGAGATATGGCACTTCTAGATATGGGAGCGGAATACCACTTTTATGGGTCTGACATAACTTGTTCCTTTCCA GTAAATGGGAAATTTACTCGTGACCAGACACTTTTATATACT GCTGTCCTTGATGCTCACGATGCTGTCATTTCTGCCATGAAGCCTGGAGTGAGCTGGGTCGATATGCATAA ATTAGCTGAAAGGGTCATTCTAGAATCACTGAAGAAAGGGCACCTACTTGTTGG GGGTGTTGATAAAATGATGGCCAAGCGACTTGGTGCTGTTTTCATGCCTCATGGATTGGGGCACCTTCTTGGAATTGATACTCATGATCCTGGGGGTTACTTGAag GGAGCTGAAAGACCAAAAGAACCTGGATTGAGCTCTCTACGTACGAGCAGAAAGCTCCTACAGGGAATG GTGATCACTGTGGAGCCTGGTTGTTACTTCATTGATGCCTTACTGCTTCCTGCCTTGGAGAGTCCAGCGGTGTCAGAGTTTTTCAATCATGTCGAGATCAACAGATTTAGAGCTTTAGGTGGAGTCAGAATTGAAAGTGATCTG TATATTACTTCCAGTGGATGCGTTAACATGAGCAAATGTCCGCGGAAGATTGAAGAGATTGAGGCAGTGATGGCAGGGGTTCCTTGGCCGATCAAAAAGACTACCTTTCCTTCTGTAAATGGACAAGTATAA